Genomic DNA from Streptococcus uberis:
CTTCCTCCTGGACGCATGAAAAATGTTGAGTGGGTGGTAGGTTCGCTACGTAATGGTAACGAAGAATACGTTCGAACGATTGTACCTGGTGGTCCATCAGAAGTTATTAATACTCATAACTACCAAGCGATGTACTATCCCGATGGTTCTTTTGCAGGAATCAATGAGATTGTCTTTAATTTTAAACCTTGGCTAGATTGGTACTTAAAAGAATCCGGTCAGTATCTTGCTGGCGGAAAAGCTAGCGCAATGCCTGTTAGTCAAGCCAGTGTAGATGCTACTTCTGGAGCCTCTGATGCAGGTGGAGCTACCGCTACTCCAGTAGTCACTGCTGCTGATGCCACATCTGGTGCCTCTGAGCATTAACAAATAAAAGCCAACTCTCCTCTGATAGTTGGCTTTTTTGTCTTAAATTTCTTTGCCTTGGTAAAGAAAAGGCACCGTCTTCTTGTCTTCTATTTTTGGGTTTTTAAGAAAAGATTTTGCCTCCCTATTTACTTTTTTCAAATCTATCCCTTGAATACGAGCGGCATAAACACAACCACAGTAGCATTGACGATAAATGTCGTACTCCTGACACATTTGTACTGAACGTCGGTAGCCATTATTTTTCTTAAAATCACTTGGAAGATACCTAGTTTGATAACAGTTTTGAATATCGATACCAATCTTATTAATGAGCTGTGCATTTTTATGGGGACTGATGGTTAAAGCACTCGCAAAATAGTCAAAACCAAGTTCTAGAGCCTTTTGAGCAGTCAAATCTAGACGATAGTCGAAACAAAGACGACAGCGTTCACCACCTTCAGCCTCCTTTTCATATCCTTTCACTTTTTGTTGATATTCATTGGGTTGATAAACTTCTTCTAGATAAGTCACTTTATGACCTGTCTTTTGATTAAAAGCTCTAATAAATTCTTGAGTTACAAGTGCCCTACGCTGGTATTCGGATTTAGGATGAATATTTGCATTAGCAAAATAAACGGTAATATCGGCAAATTCTGCTAAATATTCTAAACTATAAGTTGAGCAAGGGGCACAACACACATGTAGCAAAATCCTAGGTCGTATCTTTTGAAGAATCCAATGGTCACGCATTTCTTGCATTAGTTTATCATAATTAACTTTTTGATTTGGCTTAACCTTAGCAAGAATATCTTCTACATTAATCATTTCGTCCCCTTTCAAATCTTTACTTATTTCTTATCATACTTGATGTCTCAAAGACTGTCAAAGTAGCTTTAGACACAAAAAGAGCCTTAATGATAACCTCTATCCTAAAAGTTAGATACAAATTCTAACGATTAGGCGGTAGTTCACTATCGGCTCTTTTCATTATTCAAAGACAAATTGGTTGTGGTATAGTTCGGAATAGAAACCTTTTTGGCGTAACAATTCATGGTGATCGCCTTGTTCAATCACTTTACCATCTTTTAGAACAATAATTTCATCTGCATTTAGAATCGTTTTCAAACGATGGGCAATGACGAAGCTGGTTCTCCCTGCTACGATTGCTTCCATGGCTTTTTGAATCTTACTTTCTGTTACAGTGTCAACATTAGACGTTGCTTCATCTAAAATCAAAACTTGCGGATCAGTCAATAAAGTTCTGGCAATTGAAATCAATTGCTTTTGCCCAGTTGAGAAGATATTTTCATCATCTGAAACCTTGGTGTTATATCCCTCTGGTAAGGTCATGATAAAGTCATGAATGTGTGTGGCACGCGCAGCAACTTCCACCATTTCTTGACTAATGGAGGCATCACCAAAACGGATATTATCTGCAATCGTACCTGAGAAGAGCACTGACTCTTGTAACACAATACCAACGTTTTTACGAAGACTATCCAGATCGTAATCACGAATATCAATGCCATCAAAGGTAATGGAACCACTATCGACATCATAGAAGCGGTTAAGCAAGTTCATGATAGTTGTCTTACCTGACCCTGTCGGCCCTACGACAGCTACCATTTTCCCTTTTGGCGCCTTAATGGTTACATCAGATAGGACTTTCTTACCTGGAAGATAGCTAAAGTCAACATGATTAATTTCCACAGCTTCTTTTAATTCAGTGAATTGCGGTGCGTTTTGAGGACGTACCTCTTCTTTCTCATCAAACATTTCTTGGATGCGGCTAGCGCCTGTGAAGGCTAACTGAAGCTCGCCCCATGAAGCTGCAATCTGCATAATGGGTTGGTAATATTGTTGTGAAAACTGAACAAAGGTGACAACTAAGCCTAAACCTACTGCCATAGAAATGGATTTATCATTTAAGACAATACTTGACCCAACAAAAATAACAATGGCAGTGTTTAATAAACTCATTCCATTCATGACTGGAAAAAGTAGACCTGAGAAGAGGCGTCCTTTAAATGTCGCAACTCGTACTCTTTCATTGTGTTCTAAGAATCCTTCAACAGTTTCTTCTTGGACACCTTGTACAATGATTGCTTTTTGACCGGAAATCTTCTCGTCCATATAAGCGTTTAGTGCCGATACTTCTTTCTGCTGAATATCAGTGTATTTACGAGCCAAGCGAATAATAATGATTAAAAAGATGAGAGCTACAGGAGTTGAAGCCATTGTTAATAAAGCCAGTCTTGTGTCTTGTCGAAACATCATCCAAATCAATCCAATATATAAGGCAATATTGGTCACAACTTGTACTAATGACTGGTTAAGTGAATTTTGAATGTTATCTAGGTCACTGGTGAATCGTGATAAAATAGCGCCATCTTTTCGACTGTCAAAAAAGGCAACCGTCAAGCGTTCTAATTTGCCAAAGAGACCCTTACGCATGCGGTTTGTCGATTGAGCGACAATACGTGTAAAGAGCAAGCTATAAACAAAATTGGCTAAGGCTGTAAATAAATAAGCGAGTAATAGCTTCCACATAACCGCCATAAAGGCTGATGTGTCAGCTTTAAACCCAGTTTGTCCGGTCATTTTAGCAGCATAATACTGTTGGCCAATTTTACCAAGTTCTGTTAAGGATTCTCCTAAAAATACGGGTGCTTTAACTTGCAAATAGGTCGCAAGGACAATTGCCACAAAAATCAAGGCAAATGATAATTGATAACGTTTAAAATAAAACCAGAAAAAACGTGCTGTTTTCATTATTCTTCCTCCTTGCCTTTTTGTGTTTCGTATATTTCACGGTAAACGGCATTCGTTTCAATTAATTCCGCATGTTTTCCTTGTCCAATTAATCGACCATTGTCTAATACCAAAATGGTATCTGCCTTAACCACAGATGAAATTTTTTGAGCAATGATGATTGTTGTTGTTCCGTGTAAATCTTTATTTAAAGCTTCCTGAACTAATTTTTCAGATTTGGCGTCAAGGGCCGAAGTGGAATCATCTAAAATAAGAATTTTTGGATTGCTGATAACCCCTCTCGCAATTGACATCCGTTGTTTCTGACCACCAGAGAAGTTATTGCCTCGTTCTTCTACCTTGCTGTTATAGCCGTCTTCCATGCGATCAATAAATTCTCTTGCCTGAGCAATCCCTGCCGCCTTTTGCATAGCATCAAAATCTGCTCTGCTATTCCCTTGACGAAGATTCTCGGCAATGGTACCTGAAAAAAGAATAGCTTTTTGCAAGACGATTGAGATATTATTCTTCAAGGTTTTCTTACTAAGTGATTTTAAGTCTTTCCCACCAATGGTAATGGTTCCTTCTTGCGGATCAAACAAACGTGGGATTAATTGAGCTAAAGTTGATTTTCCAGATCCAGTAGCACCAACCACACCGACCATTTGACCTGAAGCAATTGAGAAAGAAATGTCTTTTAGAGTGGCTTCTTCTTCATTGGGATAAGCAAAGCTGACATGGTCAAAAACGATATCTCCTGTGATCTCTTCGTCGACATCCGAAATATAAGTCATAGCAGGTTCTGTTTCCAAAATCTCTTTTAAGCGTCCAATTGAGATAAAGGCACGACTAGCTTGCATCCCCATAAATCCAACCATGATAATCGCAAACATGATTTGCATCATATAGGTCATAAATGAGGCAATGCTACCAATGACCGTTGGTTCTGTTTTAACCATTCCAGAAACCACCATGATTGAAACATAAACAGCCAGATAGGAAACTAACATAAGCGCTGGTTGCATCAATGAGAAGCCATATCCAATAAAGAGATTAAGACCTAACAGTTCATTGGAAGTTTCTTTAAATTTTGCATACTGTTCTCTTTCTTGAACGAAAGATTTAACCACACGAACCCCACGCAAATTTTCTTTAGCAATGCGGTTGATTTGGTCCATTAAGGCTTGGAATTTTCCAAATTTTGGACCCATTTGACTCATCACTAAAGCCATTATGATAGCAATCATAACAACCATCAAGATGAGTACCCACCATAATTTAGGTAATGTTTGAACAGCCATATAAAAGGAACCAATAAATAGAATTGGCAATCTAAATAAGACTTGGAAAAGCATCATAACCAAGTTTTGAATTTGACTCACATCATTGGTCATGCGAACAACTAAATTACCAGCATTAAATTTTTCAACATTTGCATATGAAAAACTTTGAATTTTACGGAAAGTTGCTTCCCTAATATCAGCTGAAACTCCTTGAGCAATTTTGGCTGATAAAATGGTATTGATAGTACCTGCAACTAACCCCACTCCTGCAATAATCAGTAGCAGAGACCCTACCTCTGAAATCTTTGATTTGTCGTTTTTAATAACTGCTTCTAGGACATCCTTCAAATAATGAGGTTGCAGTAAGGTACTTGCGACAACTGCAATTGTCATTATGATAGATGCTATTGCAAACCATTTATAACGTAAGATGGCTTTTTTAAGCATGATCTTCTCCTTTTTTATAATCTAGCATATTTTGTTTCAATTGATCGATAACTTTACGAACAGTAAAAAATTCTTCTCTAGTGATTTCCTTAAAGAAATAATTCTCTATGTCTCTTCGACACTCTTGTACCAATGGCAATTTTTCAAGTCCTTTGTCCGTAATCACAACTCGTTTATAGCGTTTATCTGTTTGAGAAGGAATGATATCAATGAAGCCATTTTTTTCCATTCGCTTAACGAGATTACTAGCTACGGATTTTGAAATACAAAGGGCATTTTCAATATCCTTAACATATATTTCTTGATTTTGATGCTTATCCAAATAAATAAGGACATGCCCTTGAGGTCCAGCTAAATGATCGATATGATACTTTCGAGCAACCTCTTCACTAATTTGTTCTATCTGATGGGTTAACTCTCTTAAATC
This window encodes:
- a CDS encoding epoxyqueuosine reductase QueH, with the translated sequence MINVEDILAKVKPNQKVNYDKLMQEMRDHWILQKIRPRILLHVCCAPCSTYSLEYLAEFADITVYFANANIHPKSEYQRRALVTQEFIRAFNQKTGHKVTYLEEVYQPNEYQQKVKGYEKEAEGGERCRLCFDYRLDLTAQKALELGFDYFASALTISPHKNAQLINKIGIDIQNCYQTRYLPSDFKKNNGYRRSVQMCQEYDIYRQCYCGCVYAARIQGIDLKKVNREAKSFLKNPKIEDKKTVPFLYQGKEI
- a CDS encoding ABC transporter ATP-binding protein codes for the protein MKTARFFWFYFKRYQLSFALIFVAIVLATYLQVKAPVFLGESLTELGKIGQQYYAAKMTGQTGFKADTSAFMAVMWKLLLAYLFTALANFVYSLLFTRIVAQSTNRMRKGLFGKLERLTVAFFDSRKDGAILSRFTSDLDNIQNSLNQSLVQVVTNIALYIGLIWMMFRQDTRLALLTMASTPVALIFLIIIIRLARKYTDIQQKEVSALNAYMDEKISGQKAIIVQGVQEETVEGFLEHNERVRVATFKGRLFSGLLFPVMNGMSLLNTAIVIFVGSSIVLNDKSISMAVGLGLVVTFVQFSQQYYQPIMQIAASWGELQLAFTGASRIQEMFDEKEEVRPQNAPQFTELKEAVEINHVDFSYLPGKKVLSDVTIKAPKGKMVAVVGPTGSGKTTIMNLLNRFYDVDSGSITFDGIDIRDYDLDSLRKNVGIVLQESVLFSGTIADNIRFGDASISQEMVEVAARATHIHDFIMTLPEGYNTKVSDDENIFSTGQKQLISIARTLLTDPQVLILDEATSNVDTVTESKIQKAMEAIVAGRTSFVIAHRLKTILNADEIIVLKDGKVIEQGDHHELLRQKGFYSELYHNQFVFE
- a CDS encoding ABC transporter ATP-binding protein, whose protein sequence is MLKKAILRYKWFAIASIIMTIAVVASTLLQPHYLKDVLEAVIKNDKSKISEVGSLLLIIAGVGLVAGTINTILSAKIAQGVSADIREATFRKIQSFSYANVEKFNAGNLVVRMTNDVSQIQNLVMMLFQVLFRLPILFIGSFYMAVQTLPKLWWVLILMVVMIAIIMALVMSQMGPKFGKFQALMDQINRIAKENLRGVRVVKSFVQEREQYAKFKETSNELLGLNLFIGYGFSLMQPALMLVSYLAVYVSIMVVSGMVKTEPTVIGSIASFMTYMMQIMFAIIMVGFMGMQASRAFISIGRLKEILETEPAMTYISDVDEEITGDIVFDHVSFAYPNEEEATLKDISFSIASGQMVGVVGATGSGKSTLAQLIPRLFDPQEGTITIGGKDLKSLSKKTLKNNISIVLQKAILFSGTIAENLRQGNSRADFDAMQKAAGIAQAREFIDRMEDGYNSKVEERGNNFSGGQKQRMSIARGVISNPKILILDDSTSALDAKSEKLVQEALNKDLHGTTTIIIAQKISSVVKADTILVLDNGRLIGQGKHAELIETNAVYREIYETQKGKEEE
- a CDS encoding MarR family winged helix-turn-helix transcriptional regulator, whose protein sequence is MSRIIADLRELTHQIEQISEEVARKYHIDHLAGPQGHVLIYLDKHQNQEIYVKDIENALCISKSVASNLVKRMEKNGFIDIIPSQTDKRYKRVVITDKGLEKLPLVQECRRDIENYFFKEITREEFFTVRKVIDQLKQNMLDYKKGEDHA